The sequence ACGGGGCCGCACCGCGGCGTCGCAGCCGAGGGGCACCGTCCCCCAGCCTTCCCAGTCCGGAAAGGTCAGGGCAGGGCCGGTGAGGCTGGCTGCTGATGCTCGCTCTCACGACACGGTGCTTCGCCGACCTGCCGCGGTACACGGGTATCCTGCGGCAGATCGGTGAGTCTCCCGGTCGTCCGCCCGGCGGAGCAGGCGGACGACCTCCCGGAGACGCCGGCGGCCGGTGGCAAGCGCGCGGTGTTCGGTTGGGCGGGACTCCCCTGAGCGCACTGTGCGGCGCCCAGGACTGACGAGACGAGACACCCCATGACGCTCGCCTTCACCCGCCATCTCGACGGCAAGCGCTACGAACTGCACCCCCGGGGCTCCGCCCCCGCCCACGTCCGGCGTGGGAGCCCCGGCGACCGGCCCCTTCCCGAGGGATGCAAGCCACGCTTCGTCCTCGCCACTGGCCCTGCCGGTGGCTCGCCGCTCGCCGGATACGCGGTCTCGGTGGCGACCGGCAGGGCGGCGGCCTGTTCAAAGGTGAGGGCGTCGGGCTTGGCGACGAGGTTGTCGGCGTCGGCCAGGGCATGGGTGGCGAGGGCGTCGGGCTGGGCGGTGAGCCCCAGCACCGGCAGGCCGGTCTTCCACTGTGTGACGCCGGGGCCGAGGGCGTCGATGACACCGGCCATCTCCAGGCCCAGGGTCTGGGGTTCGGCGGGGGCCTCCTGGCCGGGGGCGAACAGGCCACGGCGCTTCTTGGAGTCCAGGGCGTTGACGCCGGCGGCGTGGACGCGGACGCGGACCTGGCCGGGGCCGGGTTCGGGCAGCGGCACTTCGGCCAGTTCCAGTACCTCGGGGCCGCCGTACGCGGCGTGCTGGAGTCTGCGGGCGGGGGTCGGGGTGGTCATGGCGGGTCCTTCGGCGGGGAGGAGTGGTGAGGGGGGAGCGGTGAGGGCGAGCCGTGAGGGGGAGGTTATTGGCGAGTGAGGCCGGGGCGCGGCTGGGCGGGCCCGGGGCGGGCCGCCGGTGTGGGCCGCCGGTGTGGGCGCGCCTGAGGCGGGCCGACGTGGGCGAGCGCGAGGCAGGCCGATGTGGGCGCCCTCGGGGCGGGCCGACGTGGGTGTGCCCGGGGCGGGCCGACGAGGGGTGTGCCCAGTGCGGGCCGACGTAGGCGAGCCCAGAGCGGGCCGACGTAGGCGAACCCGGTGCGGGTCGGTGTGCCGTGCCCCGGCCGGGTGTGGCGGCCCTGGTCACGACCAGGTGTGGTCGCCCTGGTCGCGGCCCGGCGTGGTCGCCCCGGTCGCGGCCGCTCAGGCAGGCAAGGCCGGGTAGTCGGTGTAGCCGCGCTCGTCGCCGCCGTAGAAGGTGGTGCGGTCGGGCTCGTTGTAGGGCCCGCCGGACGCCAGACGGCGCGGCAGGTCGGGGTTGGCCAGGAACAGCGCGCCGAAGGCGAGCACGTCCGCGGCGCCGCTCTCGATCAGGCCGAGGGAGTCGTGGCCGGTGGGCTCGGGGTGCGTGAACGGGTTGAGGACGAACGTGCCGGGCCAGTTCTTGCGCAGGCGCTGGGTCAGGCTCTGGTCGGGGCCTTCGAGCACGTGCAGATAGGCCAGGTCCAGGGGGGCGAGAGCGGCCACCAGGGCCGTGTAGGTCTCCTCCAGGTCCGCCGGGTCCGTCTCGGCGATGTCGTTGAAGGGGGTGCCGGGGGAGATGCGGATGCCGGTCCGGTGGGCTCCGATGGCCTCCGCGACGGCACGGGTGGCCTCGACGGCGAAGCGCACCCGGCCCGCGACGTCGCCTCCCCAGCCGTCGGTGCGCTGGTTGGCGTTGGGGGCGAGGAACTGGTGGATGAGGTAGCCGTTCGCCCCGTGGAGCTCCACCCCGTCGAATCCGGCGGCGATGGCGTTGCGCGCCGCGTCGGCGAAGTCGGCGATCGTCCG is a genomic window of Streptomyces sp. Edi2 containing:
- a CDS encoding alcohol dehydrogenase catalytic domain-containing protein; translation: MTTPTPARRLQHAAYGGPEVLELAEVPLPEPGPGQVRVRVHAAGVNALDSKKRRGLFAPGQEAPAEPQTLGLEMAGVIDALGPGVTQWKTGLPVLGLTAQPDALATHALADADNLVAKPDALTFEQAAALPVATETAYPASGEPPAGPVARTKRGLHPSGRGRSPGLPRRTWAGAEPRGCSS
- a CDS encoding alkene reductase; this encodes MTTAFDPIELGGKRLANRIAMAPMTRSRAYGPGAGATELMSAYYAQRASAGLIITEGVQPSVVGQGYPDTPGLHSAEQVAAWRQVTDAVHREGGVIFAQLMHTGRVGHPSLLPDGLIPVGPSAVAAKGQVYTHQGPQDFVTPKELEHDEIVRTIADFADAARNAIAAGFDGVELHGANGYLIHQFLAPNANQRTDGWGGDVAGRVRFAVEATRAVAEAIGAHRTGIRISPGTPFNDIAETDPADLEETYTALVAALAPLDLAYLHVLEGPDQSLTQRLRKNWPGTFVLNPFTHPEPTGHDSLGLIESGAADVLAFGALFLANPDLPRRLASGGPYNEPDRTTFYGGDERGYTDYPALPA